The proteins below are encoded in one region of Candidatus Krumholzibacteriota bacterium:
- the porA gene encoding pyruvate ferredoxin oxidoreductase: protein MKKVIMGNHAVSYGVKASEAKVISAYPITPQTHVVELLSEMCANGEIDAEFIKVESEHSAMAACVGASAAGSRAFTATSSQGLLLMHEMLHWAVGARLPIVLANINRAVGPPWSIWTDQNDSLSQRDVGWLQIYVESNQETQDTIPQAFKIAEELQMPVMIVMDAFFLSHTYEIVDLFDKEQVRKFLPPYEPEIKIDVNDPHSFGNLAGPDMYMELRYMIQEAMEKSIDVIKRVDREFEEIFGRKYGLVEAYRCEDAETILVTSGTVASTTRAVIDEMRDEGIKIGALKIRVFRPFPFEEVFEVLSKTEKVAVIDRNISFGGHGIFFQEIKSALYGRTDVPITGYIAGLGGRDITPEVIREIADKALTDKKPERYINWIGVKR from the coding sequence ATGAAAAAGGTCATCATGGGAAATCACGCCGTCAGTTACGGCGTCAAAGCCTCTGAAGCCAAAGTGATCTCGGCTTACCCGATCACCCCTCAGACCCATGTTGTGGAACTTCTTTCAGAGATGTGCGCCAACGGCGAGATCGACGCTGAATTCATCAAGGTGGAATCGGAACATAGCGCGATGGCTGCCTGCGTGGGGGCTTCCGCGGCAGGTTCCAGGGCATTTACGGCGACCTCTTCCCAGGGGCTGCTGCTGATGCACGAGATGCTGCACTGGGCGGTAGGGGCGAGGCTTCCGATAGTGCTGGCGAATATAAACAGGGCGGTCGGGCCTCCGTGGAGCATCTGGACCGATCAGAACGATTCGCTTTCGCAGAGGGATGTCGGATGGCTCCAGATCTATGTCGAAAGCAACCAGGAGACGCAGGATACGATCCCTCAGGCTTTCAAGATCGCCGAAGAACTCCAGATGCCGGTAATGATAGTGATGGACGCCTTTTTCCTTTCTCATACTTACGAGATAGTCGATCTCTTCGACAAGGAGCAGGTAAGAAAATTCCTTCCTCCCTATGAACCGGAGATAAAGATAGACGTGAACGATCCTCATTCGTTCGGCAATCTGGCCGGTCCGGACATGTACATGGAACTGAGGTACATGATCCAGGAAGCGATGGAAAAGAGCATCGATGTGATCAAGAGGGTCGACAGGGAATTCGAGGAGATATTCGGCCGCAAGTACGGGCTTGTCGAAGCATACCGGTGCGAAGACGCAGAGACGATCCTTGTCACTTCCGGTACCGTCGCCTCGACGACGAGAGCCGTCATCGACGAGATGAGGGATGAAGGTATCAAAATAGGAGCGTTGAAGATACGCGTCTTCAGACCATTCCCGTTCGAAGAGGTCTTCGAAGTACTTTCAAAGACTGAAAAAGTCGCCGTGATCGACAGGAATATATCATTCGGCGGACACGGGATCTTTTTCCAGGAGATAAAGAGCGCGCTATACGGCAGGACTGACGTTCCGATCACCGGATATATAGCGGGACTCGGGGGGCGTGATATCACACCGGAGGTCATAAGAGAGATCGCCGACAAGGCGCTGACCGACAAGAAACCGGAAAGATATATCAACTGGATTGGAGTGAAGAGATGA